From Bufo gargarizans isolate SCDJY-AF-19 chromosome 10, ASM1485885v1, whole genome shotgun sequence, the proteins below share one genomic window:
- the PTPN5 gene encoding tyrosine-protein phosphatase non-receptor type 5, which translates to MGSLDDADEQHNLQLGMDQSQDVERDTQYSWAALWNIMTIGGSICLLVLSQILDLTTLQSGLWTGEMPGSVLVIIFFVVAVMALIGTMIWYLKSHAEPVLSEDRRQSVSRQPSFTYSEWTDDKVEEFLDLDPVPDTPVFDCLMDIRGDIDIETLSVKPVGLQERRGSNVSLTLDMCTPGSTEPYGHIMSPREQSTRECLETASNVLTPEELHDKALDSFELQKEFFEIPMNFVDPKEYEILGLVRKNRYKTILPNPHSRVCLTSPDQEDDPLSSYINANYIRGYGEKEKVYIATQGPTVNTVGDFWKMVWQQQSPIIVMITNIEEVNEKCTEYWPEKHGIYEGIEVTVNNIIQEDDYVLRLMTLKNGEEERSLKHFWYTSWPDQKTPDQAPALLKLVEDVEEAMKAKHNIRPIIVHCSAGIGRTGCFIATTILCKQLKNEGMVDILRTTCQLRLDRGGMIQTSEQYQFVHHVLSLFVKQNPCTVEE; encoded by the exons ATGGGCTCCCTGGATGATGCGGATGAGCAGCACAACCTGCAGCTTGGGATGGATCAGTCGCAGGATGTAGAGAGGGACACTCAGTACAGCTGGGCCGCCCTGTGGAACATAATGACCATCGGGGGCAGTATCTGTCTCCTGGTCCTCTCCCAGATATTG GATTTAACCACCCTGCAGAGCGGACTCTGGACGGGGGAGATGCCCGGCTCTGTGCTGGTGATAATTTTCTTTGTCGTGGCTGTCATGGCATTGATTGGCACCATG ATATGGTACCTCAAGTCTCATGCTGAACCAGTCCTGTCGGAGGACAGACGCCAATCCGTGAGCCGCCAGCCCTCCTTCACCTACTCGGAATGGACAGATGACAAAGTGGAGGAATTCCTGGACCTAGACCCCGTACCAGACACCCCCGTCTTTGACTGTTTGATGGACATTAGAGGGGACATAGACATAGAAACTCTGTCCGTGAAACCTGTGGGGCTGCAGGAAAG GAGGGGCTCCAATGTATCTCTGACTCTGGACATGTGCACCCCAGGGTCCACTGAGCCATATGGCCACATCATGTCCCCACGGGAACAGTCCACTCGGGAATGTCTTGAAACCGCCAGCAACGTCCTGACTCCAGAGGAGCTGCATGACAAAGCCCTGGATTCTTTTGAGCTTCAGAAAGAGTTCTTT GAAATCCCAATGAACTTTGTTGATCCAAAAGAATATGAAATCCTCGGCTTAGTGCGGAAAAACAGATACAAAACCATCCTCCCAA ACCCTCATAGCAGAGTGTGCCTTACATCaccagaccaggaggatgaccctCTGAGTTCTTATATAAATGCTAATTATATAAGG GGTTACGGAGAAAAGGAAAAAGTTTACATTGCAACTCAGGGACCCACTGTGAACACGGTGGGGGATTTCTGGAAGATGGTCTGGCAGCAGCAGTCGCCTATCATCGTCATGATCACCAACATTGAGGAAGTCAATGAG AAATGTACAGAATACTGGCCGGAAAAACATGGCATCTATGAAGGAATAGAGGTGACCGTGAATAACATCATCCAGGAGGACGACTACGTATTAAGACTCATGACTTTAAAG AATGGTGAGGAAGAAAGGAGTCTGAAACATTTCTGGTACACGTCATGGCCGGACCAGAAGACCCCGGATCAGGCCCCAGCACTTTTAAAGCTAGTGGAAGATGTGGAGGAAGCCATGAAGGCCAAGCATAATATCAGACCCATAATTGTCCACTGCAG CGCAGGGATTGGGAGAACCGGCTGCTTCATTGCCACCACAATTCTGTGTAAACAGCTGAAGAACGAGGGGATGGTGGACATTCTGAGGACCACCTGCCAACTGAGGTTAGACAG GGGTGGAATGATCCAGACCAGTGAGCAGTACCAGTTCGTCCACCATGTACTGAGCTTGTTCGTCAAACAGAATCCCTGCACGGTAGAGGAATAA